ATCAGGATCACTGAAAGCCCTACTGCAATTAAACCAGGCAGCAGTGCCAGCCATACATAATCCTTAACCACTAGGATAGTAGCTGAAAGCGTGAAACCGCTGATCAACAGAGCATAGCTGATTGAAAGCTGAATACTGCTCTGTCGTCGCAGCAGGCGTTCAGTTTCTATAGACCGAACGCGCAAGCGCATGTCTCCCTGCTCTAGCTTCTCTAGTGTATCCTCTAATCTACGTGGTAGACCAAAGGCGGTACTACTTACCTGAGCTGCTTGGCGACTTAATTCGTTAAGAAAGCTATTCCCCTCAGAACCATTCATATCGGTCATAAGTTGCATTGCATAAGGTTTGGCAACTTCCATAAAGTTAAATTCTGGATCTAAGCCTTTGCCTACCCCTTCTAGGGTAGAAAAGGCTCGCATCACAAAAGTGAAAGTTGCTGGAAATCTAAATGGCTGATTATAAGCTATTTCGTAAAGGTCGTCACTGATTGCTGCGACTGATTGGTTCTCAAAGGGCTTATCCATGAAATTGTCCAGCATATACTGGACAGAACGCCGCACTGGCCCCATATCATCGGTTGGGGCGATCGCGCCTAAATCGATGAGAGACTGGACAACGCGATCGCCATCTTTTTGAGCAATGCCAAACAGTGTTTGCATCAGTCCTTCGCGGACGTTGGACTTAATCCGCCCCATCATCCCGAAATCGTAGAATATCAAAGCACCGTTTGCACTAACGGCAATATTGCCTGGGTGAGGATCGGCGTGGAAAAAGCCACTATTAAGTAATTGTAGTAAGTAAGCTTGAGCGCCTTGACGAGCGATCGCCTTTCGATCTAAACCTGCTGCTTCTAAAGCTTCGTATTGGCTAATTTTAATTCCAGGGAGATATTCTAAAGTCAGCACTCTAGAAGTTGCGTAACGCCAGTATATTCTAGGGACGTTCACCCAATCGTAGCCGCGAAAGTTCCGGCGGAAAGTATCGGCGTTACGACCTTCGTTAAGATAATCAATTTCTTCCCAAAGAATGCGGCAACATTCTTCGTAAATACCCAACCAATCTCGTCCCCGTCCCCATTTGGGATGGTTTTGAAAGTAGCGGGTAATTCCCTTGAGAATCTGTAAATCTATTTCAAATAACTTCTTTAGTCCAGGACGTTGCACCTTGACAACAACCGATTCCCCAGTATGCAGCACAGCTTTGTGTACTTGCCCTAAGCTAGCAGCAGCTAAGGGAATCGGTTCAAAATTATGGAAGAGTTCAGGAATTTTTTTGCCTAATTCTTTCTCAATGGTCGCTTCTACTTGCTCATAGCTAAATGCCGGTACTTTGTCTTGTAACTTGGCTAGTTCTTCTACATATTCACCAGGGAATATATCAGCACGGGTAGAAAACAGTTGCCCAACTTTGATAAAGGTTGGCCCTAAATCCAGTAGGGTATTGCGAATCCAGACTGCTTGGATTTTGCGCCTTGTAGCTTGCTTTGCCTCAGTCACACCACCCGGATAACTCCAAGATTTGTTGTATAGCCAAAGTTTGAACAATAAGGTCAAGACAAAAGACCAAATGTCCACAAAACGCCGTCTGCTAGAGTATTTTTCCCGATTCCAACGGTATGCTTTATCTGAATAACCTTGTTCCATATACTTTGTGTACCGTTGGTTTGCGACCGAATCACTTGGAAGAAAAGACACTCTGATTCCTAAACTGTTTTTTTCTTAAGTGTCCTTTGTCATTTGTCTTTTGTCATTCGTAGATAATTTTTCACCAATGACTAATGACCAATGACTAATGACTAAAATTTATGCAGAAGTTCGGCGATAATGTTGCAATTCTGTTCGTAAGAGGGCAATTTCTGCTCTTAATTCGTCAATATCTGCTTGCAAGTCACCGGAATCAGAACTGGCTTGCCCAGTACTTGCGGTAGCTTGACCAGCATTAGCTGATTCTGTTGCCCGATTTGCCCGCTCTAGGACTTCTTCTGTAAACTGGCGCAGCTGCTCTCTAGCTTCTGCATCAAATTTGCCCAGATCGCTCAAAGCATCGGTCAAGGCGACCTCTAAACGCTCATTAACTACTTCTGCTACCGCTCTGCCTACGAAAAAGGCTTGCACAAGGGGATTACTCATAAATTTTTGTTACGTTGCACCGCAAGAGAATTATAACTTGCCTGTATGCTTTGCGGCTTCTGTTGTTGAGCTAGAAATTTATATGAGGCGATCGCTTTATTTATGACATTCCAGCAACTCTCGATAATATTGCTCTGGTGTACTCGGTAAATAAGTCGTCGTTTGCAAAGTTTTTTCCCTCAATTTGAAACCTTGGGTAATGTTAATCTGGCTGAGGAAATCGATATCGTGGGAAATTACCCAAATAGCTCCTTGGTAATCATTGATACCTACTACCATTTGTTCCACAGTTTCAATATCCAGGTTATTAGTTGGCTCATCGAGAATCAGCAGATCGATTTCTGAGATACTAATCATAGCGATCGCTAGTCTTGCCAACTCACCCCCACTCAGTATAGAGGCGCTTTTGTGAACGTCATCATATTTAAAGAGAAAGTGTCCTAGTTGTTGACGTAAAAGCTGATAGCTCAAATTAGGATTGGCAGCTTGCATATTTTCCAGAATTGTGTATTGGCGATTTACCAATTCGTAGGTTTGATCGAGATATACAGCTTTCATCGCTGGTGTGAGCAAAACTTCACCTGATTCTAAAACCGCTGTTTGGTTTTCCATTCCCAAAATTGCCTTTACCAGACTCGATTTACCAGAACCATTTGCGCCGATAATGGCAATGCGATCGCCAGAGGATATATGCAGTTGAATATTTTGAATCAATAGACGCTCTGATATCCTCAGATTCGCACCCTGGATATTAATTAGATTTCGGCGCTTGTGATTTTTTTCTTCTAGCTGAATACTCGTGACTTTGGTAGTTTTGACTTTCGTCTCTACAACCTTTTGATTAGCCTTTGCTACTGCTGCTTCATGTTTCTTCTTCGCAGTTCCGGTAGACACCTCAGCTTTGGTTTTAATTAGTCCTGCTGCCATTCTGTCAATACTACCATTAAGAAACTTGGCGCGACCGTTGCGACTAGATTGGGCTGCGCGTTGCTGTTCTTGCATCGCTGTGGTTTGAGTACGTTTGAGTTCCTTTCTGGCAGCTTCGTGCGATCGCAATGCTACCTCTAACTCTATTTCTTTCTGCTCTCGATAGTGTGAGAAATTACCGCCATATACTTTCATACCAGCAGGTGTAAGTTCCCAGATGACATCTGTCACTTGCTCTAAGAAAAAAGGCTTATGCGAGACAATTACAAAAGCACCTGCAAAATCTTGAAGAAACTGCTTTAAGCTTTCTAACGCTGGCAAATCCATGTGATTTGTTGGCTCATCAAGTAATAGCAAGTTTGGTTGTTGAGCTAAACCGATTGCCAGAAATAGTTTAGTAAGTTCTCCACCACTCAAGTTAGTAATTGGTATTGAGAGGTCAAGGGTTGTGTGAAATTGTGTTTGTAAAATCTCTTCAATATTCCACCATTCATCAGAGATAGAAATTAAAAAACTAAGCACTGTCTCTGCTGTAATTTCTTGTCTGATAGTACTGATTTGTGGCAAATAATAGACCATGTCATGACGCAAAACTGAGCCTATATTGGGGCTGATTTGACTTGCAAGTATCTTGAGTAGGGTTGATTTTCCTATTCCGTTGCGACCAACCAAAGCAATGCGATCGCCCGCGTCGATATTCACATCAACTCCTTGAAACAAAGTTCTATCTAAGCTGAGGTTATATGCTAAATTCTCAGCTAACAATATTGATTTTTTCGGCATTATTTTCAAACCTCAATTCGCAAAATTCCACCCGCGTATTTACAAAAGCTGCGGGTAGATTAGACGTAAAGAAACTCAGCCGCAGACACTCGTCAAGCGGTTCTATGTAGATAGGAGTAATGACAATATTTTTAGTGCATGACTATGTGAAGTAACCCTGTCAAACTAGTTGCGTTTATTCTTCGTTGACATTTGTTGCTTTGGCGCAACAGGTGTTTGGTACTACTTCATTTCTGCTATCTCGCTGGAGTTGTGATGAGGTTTGATATTAACTACAGTGTAGCACGAAGGAATTTCGGAAGGTAAGAGGGGATGTCTGACGACAAGCCGCAAAGCGTCTACGCTTTTTTCTTCTCTGTGCCCTCTGCGCCTCTGTGGTTAAAAATCTTTATTAACCGCAGAGGCGCAGAGAACGCAGAGGCAATGTGCTCCACCTATAACTATTGTTAAAAACGTTAATTAATTCTATGCCGTCAAGCTTATCGCTTGAACAAAAAGATTACTATATATAATAACTAACTATAAATATAGATCAATCTATGTCTATCAAAGATATCGCAGAGTATTTCAACTTTCTCTCTTCTGAAGACATTAGACTGAAAGACTCAAGAATTAGTATTGAAACAATTCTTTATGAATACATTGATTGTGGACATTCTCCAGAAGAAATTGCCTAAATTTATCAAACAATATATTTAGAACAAGTATATGCAACAATTCTTTATTATCTGCAAAATAAAGAAACTGTCAGTGCTTACATCAAAAACTGGATAGAACACGGTCATAGAATGCGAGAACAACAGCGGCTTAATCCCCCGCCAGTGTCAGAAAAACTGCGCCAACTCCGAATTGAAAGACAAGCTAAACAGCAAGCATGACACTGCAATATCTGATTGATGAAAATATCAATCCTGTATATCCAAATCAAATTAGGCTAACAGAACCTGATATTGCGATTAAAGTGGTAGGAGAATCAGGAACTCCAGCAAAAAGTATACTCGATCCAGAAATCCTGTGTAGGTGTGAGGATAATAATTTTATATTAGTAACAAATAACCGAACTTCTATGCCAGGACATTTAGCTTCAATCCAAACTTAAATATTGGTGAAAATATAGAATAACTCATAATAGTTGCTTTGGCATCAGAAGACGATGAATATCAAGACAGAATAGTTTATTTACCCTTACCCTAAAAATAGGCAATTACCTCCAGTACGCTATGCGATCGCTAACTACAACACTGCTAAAATAAATCCATAACTACTTGATGCCGTATCCATTCTATGACCATAGCTCAAGAATTAGATGATCAAAAAGGCATCTGCCAAGATGTTATATTTCCCCCTGGTGATTTATATAGTGACGAGCCTCCTTTGGAAAGCGAACTACATTTAGAGCAGATCATGCTCTTACTCAAATGCCTAAAATGGCTGTGGCGAGATAGAAATGATTTCTACGCGGCGGGAAACCTGACTATCTACTATAGTCCACGCCAACTTAAATCAGAACACTTCCGAGGGCCAGACTTTTTTGTAGTATTCGGAACTGAACGCAAAACCCGTAAAAGTTGGGTAGTTTGGGAAGAAGATGGTAAATATCCGAATGTAATTCTAGAAATTTTGTCTGACTCAACAGCTAATACTGACAAAGATTTAAAGAAAAAAATTTATCAAGATATCTTCCGCACACCCGATTATTTTTGGTTCGACCCTTTCACACAAGAATTTGCAGGATTTCATTTAGTAGATGGAGAATATCAACCTCTACAACCAAGTGAGCAAGGATATTTATGGAGCCATCAACTAGGGTTATATCTGGGAGTTTATCAGGGACTATTGCGGTTTTTTACACGAGATGGACAATTAGTACCAACACCGGAAGAAACGGCAGAACAAGCTGAACAAAAGGCCGAACGTTTGGCAGCAAAACTGCGCGAGTTAAATATCGACCCAGATACAATTTAAGTCAATTCATTTAGGATAGTGTTTGGCTAAAAACTCCTCAGCTTCAGTCTTATCTTTAATTACTCTATCCAAAGTAGCAGCAAGCATATCATCTAATATTTGTCGATACTGGGGGCCTGGTTTGTAACCAAGTTTCTTTAAATCATTCCCATTCAGTAGTGGCTGCACATTAGTCCAAACAGTTAAGTATTTCCAAATTTGATGTCTAAGCGATCGCGGACTTTGCAAAGCGATTAAAATTAGCTTTGGTAAGTTGTACTGTCGCAACAACTGCACTACTTGACTGGGACTTTGACACTTAGGCAAAGATTCCATCACCTCAGTTTGGGCAGAAGTCAAGTTTTGCAAGCGTTTAATGCTATCTTCTTGTAGTTGCAGATTTTTTGCTACTTTCGCCCGATATTGTGGTGCTAGATGGGCGATTAAGGCTTCTAAGCGCATTTCCCAATGGATGAGGGTTTGTTCAGCATCAAATCGCCGCAAGCATCGTTCTAGTAAGCGTAATTGTCGCAGCAGTTCTGCGTCTAGCTTCAGGGTAGGATGGATACATTGCAATGCCCCTAAGTTATCTAGTAACTGCAAAGCCGATTTCCAGTAGGGGGCTTCTAGGATATGTTTTAATTCTGTTTTCAGTCTAGTTTGCAGGGCTGGAGTTTTGCTATTCTCTTGAGCAGTGCGATCGTAAACGCCACTGTTGATGGCATAGCGGATAAATTCTTCAGTTTGCGGTTCAATTTGAAATCCGAAGCGCACAGCAAAGCGCACGCCACGATAAATCCGGGTGGGGTCTTCGATAAAGCTATTGGGGTGTAAAACTCGAATTTGCTTGGCTTGTAAATCTAGTAATCCGCCAAAGAAATCGAGTAATTCACCAGCACGGGGAGTAGTAAGGCGCAAGGCAAGAGCATTGATGGTAAAATCTCGACGATACAAGTCTTGACGAATAGAACTCGCCTCAACTTCTGGATTTGCTGCTGGATAGGGATAAAATTCTGTTCTAGCGGTGGCAATATCTACCCATAGAGAATCTAATTCTGGGTCTTTGTGCCACAACAAAGCCGCAGTTTGAAAAGCCCCGTGGATTTCTAAACGAGCAGCAGGGTAAAGTTGTTGGAGTGCCTTTGCTAATTCTACACCAGCACCAACATCTGCTGATTTGTGAAAGCCATCAACCACAAGATCAATATCTTTAATCATCAAAGTGCCCGATGCTGCTTCAGCTAACAGTAAATCCCGCACCGCACCCCCGACAAGATAAAGATGCCAACCCCGTTTTTCCGCCTCTTGCGATGCTGTGGTGAGTAATTTCCACAATTGCGGTGCAAGGCGATTTTGCAACTCAGTGCTGAGAGGAATTTTGAATTTTGTTACCGCAGCGTTAGCGTCATTTTGAATTTTGAATTTTTCTCCCTCTTCGTCTTCATCCCTTTCTTGATGTAATTCTCGCAACACATCAGTACGAGTGACCAGACCAACTAACTGTTCATTCTCCAATACTGGTAAGCGCCCGATATCATAAGTCACCATCAGCGACTCAATTTGTGGCAGTGTTGTATCTGGTGCGATCGTTTTAAGATTTGTGGTCATATAGCCTTTAACTGGCGCATGACTAAATCCGTGGTGCAGCGCAACATCAAGATCCCGGCGCGAAATAATACCTACTAATTTCCCTTGGGTATCGACTACAGATAAACCAGAGTGTCCATAGCGTAATAAAATGCGCTGGGCTTCGGCAATTGTGGTTTCAGGTAGAATTGTGCGAACAGGAGAAGACATCAAATCCCTAGCAGTGGGGGGATGGGGAATTTGTGCTTTTACTCCGTCCAGGAGTTGTTTTAATATTGCCTGTGAATCAACTCCCCTTAAGTTTAGGGATGCGGCTTGTGAATGACCACCGCCACCGAGAAGTTGGAATAATTGGTTAAGATTTGTTTTGGGAATTTGCGATCGCCCAATTATAGTTAAACGTGAATCACTTTCACCGAAAGAATACTCATTAGCCAACAGTAGGGCATCAATTTCGGTTAATTCCACAAGTTCTGATGCCAAACTGGATAACCCTGGTACAAAAGCATCGGTTTTTAAAGTTACCCAAGCAAGGGTATATCCATGTAGGCAAAGATATTCTAAATTTTCCAGCGCCTCAGTTAATAGCTGCTGCAACTGCAAAGACAAGCCAGGGTCACGGTAGGTAGAAATTACCGATAAACTTGCACCTTGTTGCATCAACCAAGCCAAAGCTAAGGCATCCCTTGGGGTAGACTGGTCAAAGGTCAAGGAACCAGTGTCAACGTGGATACCCAAAGCCATCACAGTTGCTTCGGAGGAAGTCAAGGAAATTTCTTGTTGTTGCAATTCCTCCACGATTAAAGTTGTGGCGGCTCCTACTGAGGCAAGATGCGATCGCGTGGCGGGAATATCTGATTCTTGTCCTAAGTGATGGTCATAAATTATAATCTCTTTTAAATTGGGTAAATCTAACCACTCAGCAGCCTTACCCAAGCGATCGCGCTGTTGTGTATCCACTACAGTCAGAGAACGAATTTTTTCCGAATTCACCGAACGACGTTCAATCAGTGGATATTCATCCCGATGTAATGCTAAAAAATCCCGTACAGTAGGGTGAGAACCGCCAGTCAACACAATCTTACTTCCTGGTAATAGGCGCGTTAACCCTACCGCCGCTCCTAGCGCGTCAAAATCTGCTGTTGTGTGGCAAAGAATTAAATCCATACTTCAATTAGCCATTAGTCATTAGTACTTAGACAAAAGGACAAATGACTAAAATGTTGCAATTTCTGCTAGCTTAAAAATAATAAGAAAGTGTCAGTGTCGCCCTTTAGGATATTCTATCCTTAGTATTTCGCTGTATTGGGAGAAGCAAAAATGACCATAATATTCCAATTTGCCTTGATAGGTCTAGTCCTATTGTCCTTTGTCCTAGTTGTGGGCGTTCCAGTTGCTTACGCCACTCCTCAAAATTGGGGTGAATCTAAAAAACTACTCTGGGTTGGCTCTGGCGTCTGGATTGGTTTGGTGTTTTTAGTTGGTTTGTTAAACTTTTTTGTCGTGTAGGCGACGGCTTCGCTCTGGCATGAGTACATAATATAAGAACTAGAGGAGCAGAAAAGCCAAGGTCAAAGACCAAAGGAAAAAAGGAGAAATTTTTTCCGATTTCCTTTTTTCTGACCGTGCTTTTTTGCTCCTCTACATTTAAATAAGAAATGTATAGTGGCCAGAAGTATAGTTGATTAAGAGGCAGTCATGGCAGTTTTCGAGGGAACTTTTACCCAAACGGAGCCTTTGCGGTTTGCAGTGGTGATTGGTCGATTCAATGACCTTGTTACCGGAAAGCTGCTAGAGGGATGTCAAGATTGCTTGAAACGCCACGGCGTAGATCCTAACCCCCAAGGTAATCAGGTAGACTATGTTTGGGTTCCAGGAAGTTTTGAGGTACCTTTAGTAGCCCGCCAACTAGCGCTTTCTCATCGTTATGATGCTGTAATTTGTCTGGGTGCAGTCATTCGAGGGCAAACACCCCATTTTGATTACGTCTCTGCCGAAGTTTCTAAAGGCATTGCCGCCGCTAGCTTTCAAACCGGAGTACCAGTAATTTTTGGCATTTTGACAGTAGATACTATGCAGCAAGCCTTAGAACGGGCAGGCATCAAAGGTAATCATGGTTGGGATTACGCCCTGAACGCCCTAGAAATGGCCAGCCTTATGCGGCAACTGCGTTCTAACCTAGAAGAGCCATATTCTCGAAATAGCCAGTCTTTGCCAGCTTCTTTTCAAAGTGCCAGTGCCGGCAATTTAACGGTAGTAGAGTCAGAAGAACTGGGCTAGGTTCGTCATTAGTCATTTGTCCTTTGTTGTTCACCAATGACTAATGACTAATGACTAAATTAAGGGGTTGACAATTAGAAAGAAATCTGAGATATTGATATTTGGCAATAGATTGCGGGTATAGCTCAGTGGTAGAGCGTCACCTTGCCAAGGTGAATGTCGCGCGTTCGAATCGCGTTACCCGCTTCCAACTAAACCTCTTAGAGTCAAAAACTCCAGGAGGTTTAGTATTTTCAGGGTGCATTGAAGTGTTTCTCAATTCTCGCTTGGATTTTGGACTTCGGTGTGAGCGCTACTTCGTTGCTAAGATGTCACAGTGAGCCTTCAAATTGCTCAGTGCAAATCAGTTGAGTTTTACTGCTAGTAACTACTCTGAGCATTCCGTATGTGACAATCATTGTTCAAATTGGTATTACCCACTTGCTAAGAAATATAAAACCCAGCTTTAGACTAATCTAGACAGGCATTAGCTTGGCTACAATCTTTACAGGTGTTATCAATTAGTTTTGTAGGGTTTGTTGTTGTCTATTGTTTATGAGCGTAGCCTTTCTAAACGATTTGTTTTCGGAGTGGTCGCCATCGTAAGCTTAAAATTATTCCAGGTGTGTCAGCATAATAAATGCCCAAAAATGTAACTACATTACCTTGAAAGCGACAGATGAAGAGAAGGAAGTTTTTAAACAAGATTACTAGCTACGGGGAAAACTACAAACAGATGACTCCGTAGTTATATGATAATTACGATACTTAGATTGAGAAGCATCTACTGTTTGCGCTCATGGCGATGTTTGCAAGCCGGTCTATGTATATCAAGAGAGAAGCCTTATTAGGCATTTACCAAGTTACTATATTCTCGCAGTTCGTGTAAAACACGCTCAAGTTATTAGAACGCTTGTGCAATCTCAAAAACCCGAAAAAATCGATTTCAATGCTGAATACCCCTGCCCCTGTCGTCGTCGGGGTCAGTTAATTCCGATTACGTTGACAGAAGCATTTGGTTGCGATCGCTGTCAGCAAATCTTTGTTGTAGAAGATAATGGTCATGTCCTAGAACAGCTTTCTACCACCTATCCCTACAAACGGGCTTGGCGGTGGATGGGAAATAGTTGGCATGTTGTCCATCCCCGCTTAGGAGAAAGCTATCTGCCTATAGCGCTCGGCATTATTTTCG
This Nostoc sp. C052 DNA region includes the following protein-coding sequences:
- a CDS encoding AarF/ABC1/UbiB kinase family protein → MEQGYSDKAYRWNREKYSSRRRFVDIWSFVLTLLFKLWLYNKSWSYPGGVTEAKQATRRKIQAVWIRNTLLDLGPTFIKVGQLFSTRADIFPGEYVEELAKLQDKVPAFSYEQVEATIEKELGKKIPELFHNFEPIPLAAASLGQVHKAVLHTGESVVVKVQRPGLKKLFEIDLQILKGITRYFQNHPKWGRGRDWLGIYEECCRILWEEIDYLNEGRNADTFRRNFRGYDWVNVPRIYWRYATSRVLTLEYLPGIKISQYEALEAAGLDRKAIARQGAQAYLLQLLNSGFFHADPHPGNIAVSANGALIFYDFGMMGRIKSNVREGLMQTLFGIAQKDGDRVVQSLIDLGAIAPTDDMGPVRRSVQYMLDNFMDKPFENQSVAAISDDLYEIAYNQPFRFPATFTFVMRAFSTLEGVGKGLDPEFNFMEVAKPYAMQLMTDMNGSEGNSFLNELSRQAAQVSSTAFGLPRRLEDTLEKLEQGDMRLRVRSIETERLLRRQSSIQLSISYALLISGFTLSATILVVKDYVWLALLPGLIAVGLSVILIRLLSRLDRYDRMY
- a CDS encoding DUF6825 family protein, producing MSNPLVQAFFVGRAVAEVVNERLEVALTDALSDLGKFDAEAREQLRQFTEEVLERANRATESANAGQATASTGQASSDSGDLQADIDELRAEIALLRTELQHYRRTSA
- the abc-f gene encoding ribosomal protection-like ABC-F family protein — translated: MPKKSILLAENLAYNLSLDRTLFQGVDVNIDAGDRIALVGRNGIGKSTLLKILASQISPNIGSVLRHDMVYYLPQISTIRQEITAETVLSFLISISDEWWNIEEILQTQFHTTLDLSIPITNLSGGELTKLFLAIGLAQQPNLLLLDEPTNHMDLPALESLKQFLQDFAGAFVIVSHKPFFLEQVTDVIWELTPAGMKVYGGNFSHYREQKEIELEVALRSHEAARKELKRTQTTAMQEQQRAAQSSRNGRAKFLNGSIDRMAAGLIKTKAEVSTGTAKKKHEAAVAKANQKVVETKVKTTKVTSIQLEEKNHKRRNLINIQGANLRISERLLIQNIQLHISSGDRIAIIGANGSGKSSLVKAILGMENQTAVLESGEVLLTPAMKAVYLDQTYELVNRQYTILENMQAANPNLSYQLLRQQLGHFLFKYDDVHKSASILSGGELARLAIAMISISEIDLLILDEPTNNLDIETVEQMVVGINDYQGAIWVISHDIDFLSQINITQGFKLREKTLQTTTYLPSTPEQYYRELLECHK
- a CDS encoding DUF5615 family PIN-like protein, which gives rise to MTLQYLIDENINPVYPNQIRLTEPDIAIKVVGESGTPAKSILDPEILCRCEDNNFILVTNNRTSMPGHLASIQT
- a CDS encoding Uma2 family endonuclease is translated as MTIAQELDDQKGICQDVIFPPGDLYSDEPPLESELHLEQIMLLLKCLKWLWRDRNDFYAAGNLTIYYSPRQLKSEHFRGPDFFVVFGTERKTRKSWVVWEEDGKYPNVILEILSDSTANTDKDLKKKIYQDIFRTPDYFWFDPFTQEFAGFHLVDGEYQPLQPSEQGYLWSHQLGLYLGVYQGLLRFFTRDGQLVPTPEETAEQAEQKAERLAAKLRELNIDPDTI
- a CDS encoding CBS domain-containing protein, which codes for MDLILCHTTADFDALGAAVGLTRLLPGSKIVLTGGSHPTVRDFLALHRDEYPLIERRSVNSEKIRSLTVVDTQQRDRLGKAAEWLDLPNLKEIIIYDHHLGQESDIPATRSHLASVGAATTLIVEELQQQEISLTSSEATVMALGIHVDTGSLTFDQSTPRDALALAWLMQQGASLSVISTYRDPGLSLQLQQLLTEALENLEYLCLHGYTLAWVTLKTDAFVPGLSSLASELVELTEIDALLLANEYSFGESDSRLTIIGRSQIPKTNLNQLFQLLGGGGHSQAASLNLRGVDSQAILKQLLDGVKAQIPHPPTARDLMSSPVRTILPETTIAEAQRILLRYGHSGLSVVDTQGKLVGIISRRDLDVALHHGFSHAPVKGYMTTNLKTIAPDTTLPQIESLMVTYDIGRLPVLENEQLVGLVTRTDVLRELHQERDEDEEGEKFKIQNDANAAVTKFKIPLSTELQNRLAPQLWKLLTTASQEAEKRGWHLYLVGGAVRDLLLAEAASGTLMIKDIDLVVDGFHKSADVGAGVELAKALQQLYPAARLEIHGAFQTAALLWHKDPELDSLWVDIATARTEFYPYPAANPEVEASSIRQDLYRRDFTINALALRLTTPRAGELLDFFGGLLDLQAKQIRVLHPNSFIEDPTRIYRGVRFAVRFGFQIEPQTEEFIRYAINSGVYDRTAQENSKTPALQTRLKTELKHILEAPYWKSALQLLDNLGALQCIHPTLKLDAELLRQLRLLERCLRRFDAEQTLIHWEMRLEALIAHLAPQYRAKVAKNLQLQEDSIKRLQNLTSAQTEVMESLPKCQSPSQVVQLLRQYNLPKLILIALQSPRSLRHQIWKYLTVWTNVQPLLNGNDLKKLGYKPGPQYRQILDDMLAATLDRVIKDKTEAEEFLAKHYPK
- the psbZ gene encoding photosystem II reaction center protein PsbZ, with the protein product MTIIFQFALIGLVLLSFVLVVGVPVAYATPQNWGESKKLLWVGSGVWIGLVFLVGLLNFFVV
- the ribH gene encoding 6,7-dimethyl-8-ribityllumazine synthase, which encodes MAVFEGTFTQTEPLRFAVVIGRFNDLVTGKLLEGCQDCLKRHGVDPNPQGNQVDYVWVPGSFEVPLVARQLALSHRYDAVICLGAVIRGQTPHFDYVSAEVSKGIAAASFQTGVPVIFGILTVDTMQQALERAGIKGNHGWDYALNALEMASLMRQLRSNLEEPYSRNSQSLPASFQSASAGNLTVVESEELG